A stretch of the Elephas maximus indicus isolate mEleMax1 chromosome 3, mEleMax1 primary haplotype, whole genome shotgun sequence genome encodes the following:
- the LOC126073788 gene encoding Fc receptor-like protein 2 produces the protein MLLWSLLVIFAPVSEQSDGANLLAPSSVLEGDSVVLKCQAKWTGIIKTMSYYKDGRQLFLSDKVSTFSIQSAAFNDSGQYHCAISGKLLWNWETTSKAVKLKVQELFPPPVLTASSSQPTEGTPVTLTCETWLPPEKSGTELQFCFFREGQGLGPGWSKSPELHIPTIWSQDSGSYWCEAQTVTPRVKKQSLKSQIHVQRVPVANVSLETQPPGGQVIEGEKLVLLCSVSEGTGNITFSWHRETTETSLGNKTQRSLSAELEILAVKDSDAGKYYCRADNGYQPVLSEVNITVRIPVSRPALTIRVSGAQAVVGDVVELHCEVQRGTHPILYQFYQKDVILGNSSASFGGGASFNLSLTSEHSENYSCEADNGLRAQRSQVVTLNVTGPEGYRKDLVIAGTLGGLFGVLGFVAVALPFYYWYQETSGGSSASNVPRGPSSSGSQESTHSSPLPAVGELQPLYANCETIYSNTLTVTEKGQPDYANDGAADKDVVYSQVWSIQQTEGAANTRGTFPETKDSSVTYANVRKT, from the exons ACGGGGCGAACCTTCTGGCCCCCtcttctgtcttggaaggagaCAGTGTGGTTCTGAAATGCCAGGCAAAATGGACTGGAATAATAAAAACTATGTCTTACTACAAGGATGGAAGACAGTTATTTTTGTCAGATAAAGTCTCAACCTTCTCTATCCAAAGTGCAGCTTTTAATGACAGTGGCCAGTACCACTGTGCCATTTCTGGAAAACTTCTTTGGAATTGGGAAACAACTTCAAAAGCAGTAAAGCTCAAAGTCCAAG AGCTGTTTCCACCTCCTGTGCTGACGGCCAGCTCCTCTCAGCCCACGGAGGGGACCCCAGTGACCCTGACCTGTGAGACCTGGCTCCCTCCTGAGAAATCAGGCACCGAGCTTCAATTCTGCTTCTTCAGAGAAGGCCAGGGCCTGGGGCCAGGCTGGAGCAAGTCCCCAGAGCTCCATATCCCTACTATATGGAGCCAAGACTCAGGGTCTTACTGGTGCGAGGCACAAACAGTGACTCCCAGGGTCAAAAAGCAGAGCCTCAAATCTCAGATTCATGTGCAGA GAGTACCCGTCGCTAACGTGAGCTTAGAAACCCAGCCCCCTGGCGGGCAGGTGATTGAAGGAGAGAAGTTGGTCCTCCTCTGCTCGGTGTCTGAGGGCACAGGAAACATCACATTCTCCTGGCACAGAGAGACCACAGAAACCAGCCTGGGAAACAAGACCCAGCGTTCCCTGTCAGCAGAGCTGGAGATCCTGGCTGTGAAGGACAGTGATGCTGGCAAGTATTACTGCAGAGCTGACAATGGCTACCAGCCCGTCCTGAGTGAGGTGAACATCACTGTGAGAA ttccagtgtcTCGCCCTGCCcttaccatcagggtttctgggGCCCAGGCTGTGGTCGGGGACGTGGTGGAGCTTCACTGTGAGGTCCAGAGAGGCACTCACCCTATCCTGTACCAGTTCTATCAAAAGGATGTCATCCTGGGGAACAGCTCGGCATCCTTTGGAGGAGGAGCATCCTTCAACCTCTCTCTGACCTCAGAGCACTCTGAGAACTACTCCTGTGAGGCCGACAATGGCCTCAGGGCCCAGCGTAGTCAGGTGGTGACACTCAATGTCACAG GACCTGAGGGCTACAGAAAAGACCTTGTCATAGCCGGAACTCTCGGGGGACTCTTTGGTGTTCttggttttgttgctgttgcCCTACCGTTTTATTACTGGTACCAAGAGACATCAG GAGGAAGTTCTGCCTCTAATGTACCCAG agGTCCTTCCAGCTCAGGCTCTCAAGAGTCCACCCATTCCAGCCCACTCCCAGCAGTGGGGGAGCTGCAGCCCCTGTATGCCAATTGTGAGACCATCTACTCCAACACACTCACAGTGACAGAGAAAGGGCAGCCAGACTATGCAAATG ATGGTGCTGCAGATAAGGATGTAGTTTATTCCCAGGTGTGGAGCATCCAACAGACAGAAGGCGCAG CAAACACCAGAGGGACATTTCCGGAGACCAAG GACTCTTCAGTCACCTACGCTAATGTGAGGAAGACATAA